A window of the Cystobacter fuscus genome harbors these coding sequences:
- a CDS encoding response regulator transcription factor, whose amino-acid sequence MKLLLVEDEEKMVDLLKQGLEEEGHEVRVCNSGRTTPSQDELEHFDVILLDWSLPGLDGVSVLRQWREAGLQTPVLMLTARGTTGEKVIGLRAGADDYLVKPFDFDELLARLEALQRRGEQQGGPVRMGSVLLDPRRRVLRRGLQEESLTAREFSLISSLARQQGTPQVRARLMAQAWGPDFEGSANVLEVYVGYLRTKLERLGAKDVSIRAVRGVGYTLLVEQGPREP is encoded by the coding sequence TTGAAGCTCCTGCTCGTCGAAGACGAAGAGAAGATGGTGGACCTGCTGAAGCAGGGCCTGGAAGAAGAGGGACACGAGGTCCGCGTCTGCAATAGCGGCCGAACCACCCCGAGCCAGGATGAACTCGAGCACTTCGACGTCATCCTCCTGGACTGGTCCCTGCCGGGCCTGGACGGCGTCTCCGTCCTGCGCCAGTGGCGTGAGGCGGGCCTGCAGACGCCGGTGTTGATGTTGACGGCCCGGGGCACGACCGGGGAGAAGGTCATCGGGTTGCGTGCCGGAGCGGACGACTACCTGGTGAAGCCCTTCGACTTCGACGAGCTGCTGGCGCGGCTGGAGGCCCTGCAGCGCCGGGGTGAGCAGCAGGGCGGACCGGTGCGGATGGGCTCGGTGTTGTTGGATCCCCGCCGCAGGGTGCTGCGCCGGGGGCTCCAGGAGGAATCGCTCACCGCGCGTGAGTTCTCCCTGATCTCCTCGCTGGCGCGTCAGCAGGGCACGCCCCAGGTGCGCGCGAGGTTGATGGCGCAGGCCTGGGGCCCGGACTTCGAGGGCAGCGCCAACGTGCTGGAGGTGTACGTGGGCTACCTGCGCACGAAGCTGGAGCGGCTGGGTGCCAAGGATGTCTCCATTCGCGCGGTGCGGGGGGTGGGCTACACCCTGCTCGTCGAGCAGGGACCTCGCGAGCCATGA
- a CDS encoding S8 family peptidase: MSVVSVSLLVGCATRNVPIPQPPSEEPCPQAALGSEARTGKFVTVAHAVPGEYIVVLRTPRPGETPLAPSVAADNLSARHGGRAFRTYAQALRGFASRMTAEQARAMAADPEVAYVEENGVMRAIGERQPGATWGIDRVDQRDLPLDNAYLYSTIGKGVHAYIIDTGIRTSHTDFDGRAQADHDVFSDGQQGIDCHGHGTHVAATVGGRVYGVAKGVRLHAVRVLDCGGSGSTAGVISGVDWVTQNRQLPAVANMSLGGGKSQALDDAIRQSSAAGVTYVVAAGNNNQDACAVSPARAPEAITVGATEGSDKRASFSNWGSCVDVFAPGHDISSAWLSDDNATRVLSGTSMAAPHVAGLAALFLERNPTAVPADVSSVLVTNSTPGKVANAGRCSPNRLMYSGFLGDPAFRSPPVQTVKDAR, translated from the coding sequence GTGTCCGTCGTATCCGTGTCCTTGCTGGTGGGTTGCGCGACCAGGAATGTTCCCATTCCCCAGCCACCTTCCGAAGAGCCCTGCCCACAGGCCGCGCTCGGGTCCGAGGCGCGCACCGGGAAGTTCGTCACCGTGGCCCATGCGGTTCCGGGTGAGTACATCGTCGTCCTCAGGACACCGCGTCCGGGTGAGACGCCGCTCGCGCCTTCCGTGGCGGCGGACAACCTCTCGGCACGCCACGGAGGCCGCGCCTTCCGCACGTACGCGCAGGCCCTGCGAGGGTTCGCCAGCCGGATGACCGCGGAGCAGGCCCGCGCGATGGCCGCCGATCCCGAGGTGGCCTACGTGGAGGAGAACGGGGTGATGCGCGCCATCGGTGAGCGCCAGCCCGGTGCCACCTGGGGCATCGACCGTGTCGATCAGCGTGACCTGCCGCTGGACAACGCCTATCTCTACAGCACCATCGGCAAGGGCGTGCATGCCTACATCATCGACACCGGCATCCGCACGTCCCACACCGACTTCGACGGGCGCGCGCAGGCCGACCACGATGTCTTCTCGGACGGTCAGCAGGGCATCGACTGCCATGGGCATGGCACGCACGTGGCCGCCACCGTGGGAGGCCGCGTCTACGGCGTCGCCAAGGGAGTGCGTCTGCACGCGGTGCGCGTGCTCGACTGCGGGGGAAGTGGCTCGACCGCCGGGGTGATCTCCGGCGTGGATTGGGTGACCCAGAACCGACAGCTCCCCGCCGTGGCCAACATGAGCCTGGGGGGCGGCAAGAGCCAGGCGCTCGATGACGCGATCCGCCAGTCGAGCGCCGCGGGGGTCACCTACGTGGTCGCCGCGGGGAACAACAACCAGGACGCCTGCGCGGTGTCTCCCGCGCGGGCCCCCGAGGCCATCACCGTGGGCGCCACCGAGGGCAGCGACAAGCGCGCCTCCTTCTCCAACTGGGGCAGTTGCGTGGATGTCTTCGCGCCTGGCCACGACATCTCCTCGGCCTGGCTCTCCGATGACAACGCCACCCGTGTCCTCAGCGGCACCTCCATGGCCGCGCCGCACGTCGCCGGCCTCGCCGCGCTCTTCCTGGAGCGCAACCCCACCGCCGTTCCCGCCGACGTGTCCTCCGTGCTCGTCACCAACTCCACGCCCGGCAAGGTGGCCAACGCGGGGCGGTGCTCGCCCAACCGGCTGATGTACTCCGGCTTCCTCGGGGACCCCGCGTTCAGGAGCCCCCCCGTCCAGACGGTCAAGGACGCGCGGTAG
- a CDS encoding ABC transporter substrate-binding protein, whose protein sequence is MIPARGPRGRTLHVVLVGLSVLLGAACRKEAPPAPWDAEAARRGRSLFQRGMSTRDTPLVGLLGPERIELSGSVAACARCHTPSGRGSQEGGVDVPDIRPEALRHPRSRASVDVEDRSRPAYGRDTLLRAITEGLSASGRPLGTTMPRYVLGQAEREELLAYLEKLGETPDPGITPTTLTVGAALPLEGRLGEAGQDVAQVLRAAFEEVNAQGGIFRRRLELVVEDDSALHGPAPDSGAPDATTRLLERGVLALVGNPREGSPTSDALLRREGTPLVLPIAIGEQAAGSDSPIFFLYPEEPIQARLVVQHLAREDEHLLRHHALAVVRTEDAAGLAWARAAREEALRRELPAPVEVPFRDGTAEPGALERLRQTPPPAILYAGPPAGLKALLETLESWKLETRVYAPARLAEPSAVTGGPLPVFFVYPPGVAAREEHLRTFAAFLERHQLRPRHVAFQLGAYAASRVLVEALRRSGADVTRADLMLRLEELRDFDTGVTPPVTFGVNRRVGVQGAQLVRLDAVSGRLEAASAWIPLSP, encoded by the coding sequence ATGATCCCCGCTAGGGGCCCGCGAGGCCGGACACTCCACGTGGTGCTCGTGGGATTGTCGGTGCTGCTGGGAGCCGCCTGCCGCAAGGAGGCGCCCCCCGCTCCCTGGGATGCGGAGGCGGCCAGGAGGGGAAGGAGCCTCTTCCAGCGCGGCATGAGCACCCGGGACACCCCGCTCGTGGGCCTGCTCGGGCCCGAGCGGATAGAGCTGAGCGGCTCCGTGGCCGCGTGCGCGCGCTGTCACACGCCCTCCGGACGCGGCAGCCAGGAAGGCGGCGTGGACGTGCCGGACATCCGCCCCGAGGCCCTGCGGCACCCGCGCTCGCGCGCCTCCGTGGACGTGGAGGATCGCTCGCGCCCCGCGTATGGACGCGACACCCTGCTGCGCGCCATCACCGAGGGCCTCTCCGCCAGCGGCCGTCCCCTGGGGACGACGATGCCGCGCTACGTGCTCGGGCAGGCCGAGCGCGAGGAGTTGCTCGCCTACCTGGAGAAGCTGGGCGAGACACCCGACCCCGGCATCACCCCCACCACCCTCACGGTGGGCGCGGCGCTGCCCCTCGAGGGGCGGTTGGGCGAGGCCGGACAGGACGTGGCCCAGGTGCTGCGGGCCGCCTTCGAGGAGGTGAACGCGCAGGGAGGCATCTTCCGGCGGCGCTTGGAGCTGGTGGTGGAGGACGACTCGGCGCTCCATGGGCCGGCACCCGATTCGGGAGCACCAGACGCCACCACGCGGTTGCTGGAGCGGGGAGTGCTCGCCCTGGTGGGCAATCCACGCGAGGGCTCGCCCACCTCGGATGCCTTGCTGCGGCGCGAGGGGACGCCGCTCGTGCTGCCCATCGCGATTGGCGAGCAGGCCGCGGGCAGCGACAGCCCCATCTTCTTCCTCTACCCCGAGGAACCCATCCAGGCCCGCCTGGTGGTGCAGCACCTGGCTCGAGAGGACGAGCACCTGCTGCGCCACCACGCCCTGGCGGTGGTGCGGACGGAAGACGCGGCGGGACTCGCCTGGGCCCGCGCGGCGCGCGAGGAGGCCCTGCGGCGCGAGCTGCCCGCCCCCGTGGAGGTCCCCTTCAGGGACGGAACCGCCGAGCCCGGAGCGCTCGAGCGCCTGCGCCAGACGCCGCCTCCAGCCATCCTCTACGCCGGCCCTCCCGCGGGGCTGAAGGCGCTGCTGGAGACGTTGGAGTCCTGGAAGCTGGAGACGCGCGTGTACGCCCCGGCCCGCCTGGCCGAGCCCTCCGCGGTGACGGGCGGCCCGCTCCCCGTCTTCTTCGTCTACCCACCGGGAGTGGCCGCGCGCGAGGAGCACCTGCGCACCTTCGCCGCCTTCCTCGAGCGCCACCAACTGCGCCCGCGCCACGTGGCCTTCCAGCTCGGCGCGTATGCGGCGTCACGTGTGCTGGTGGAGGCCTTGCGACGCTCGGGCGCGGACGTGACGCGCGCGGACCTGATGCTCCGGCTGGAGGAGCTGCGGGACTTCGATACCGGGGTGACGCCCCCGGTGACGTTCGGGGTGAACCGCCGCGTGGGCGTGCAGGGAGCCCAGCTCGTCCGCCTGGACGCGGTGAGTGGCCGGCTGGAGGCGGCCTCCGCCTGGATTCCCCTCTCCCCGTAG
- a CDS encoding prolyl oligopeptidase family serine peptidase, translating to MHHPRIKLALATLSLLAPLKPFAAGKGTAVPAPPVAARKPVVDTYHGVKVEDPYQWLEKGDDPEVRQWLQGETAYTRSMLDKLPSREAIRARVTTLLTHQSASHFALRQRGGTLFALKSQPPKQQPFLVVLPSVEDPSTARVLVDPMALDPSGRTTIDFFVPSLDGKKVAVSLSKDGTESGDVTVYDVATGKSLPGESVPRVNGGTAGGSLTWNADGTGFFYTRYPRGEERPPEDRDFFQQVYFHALGTPTAQDTYELGKGAPRIANYALSTSEDGAYVMAILGNGDGGEYAVYLRPRQGAWTQLSRFEDKLVSVAFGQDGALYALSRRDAPRGKVLRIPLATPSLDKATVFIPQGEASIDGLLATATRLYVTEQLGGPMRMRMVGLDGKDLGRVPTPPVSSVGWPTRLGGDDILFGSISYLAPTSVFRYSAGDGTLAKTALGRSSPVDTSHVRVERLMCTSKDGTQVPLNLLYAEGTKRDGNNPTLLTGYGGFNISLSPSFQVLRFAFIEQGGVVAVANLRGGSEFGEEWHTQGSLTKKQNVFDDFHACAKLLVEKKWTKPERLAIEGGSNGGLLMGAALTQHPELFRTVLAHVGIYDMLRVELTPNGQFNTTEYGTVKDPGQFQSLYAYSPYHHVKDGTKYPSVLFTSGENDPRVDPFHSRKMVARLRAVAGSKRPVLLRTNDMGHGMGTPLSETIAEEVDVHAFLFNELGVKYRPVSR from the coding sequence GTGCACCACCCCCGCATCAAGCTGGCACTCGCCACGCTGTCGTTGCTCGCTCCGTTGAAGCCGTTCGCCGCGGGCAAGGGCACCGCCGTACCCGCCCCACCCGTCGCGGCGAGGAAACCCGTGGTGGACACCTACCATGGGGTGAAGGTGGAGGACCCCTATCAGTGGCTCGAAAAGGGTGACGACCCCGAGGTCCGTCAGTGGCTCCAGGGCGAGACGGCGTACACGCGGTCGATGCTCGACAAGCTGCCCTCGCGCGAGGCCATCCGCGCCCGCGTCACCACGCTCCTCACCCACCAGTCCGCGTCGCATTTCGCCCTGCGGCAGCGCGGCGGCACGCTCTTCGCGCTGAAGTCCCAGCCCCCCAAGCAGCAGCCTTTCCTGGTGGTCCTGCCATCCGTGGAGGACCCCTCCACGGCCCGCGTGCTGGTGGACCCGATGGCGCTGGACCCGAGCGGCCGCACCACCATCGACTTCTTCGTCCCCTCGCTCGACGGCAAGAAGGTGGCCGTGTCGCTGTCGAAGGACGGCACGGAGAGTGGGGACGTCACCGTCTACGACGTGGCCACGGGCAAGTCCCTGCCGGGCGAGTCGGTGCCACGGGTGAACGGTGGCACGGCGGGCGGCTCGCTCACGTGGAACGCGGACGGCACGGGCTTCTTCTACACGCGCTACCCGCGTGGCGAGGAGCGCCCGCCCGAGGACCGGGACTTCTTCCAGCAGGTGTACTTCCACGCGCTCGGCACGCCCACGGCGCAGGACACCTACGAGCTGGGCAAGGGGGCCCCGCGCATCGCCAACTACGCGCTCTCCACCTCCGAGGATGGGGCGTACGTGATGGCCATCCTGGGCAATGGGGACGGTGGCGAGTACGCCGTCTACCTCCGGCCCCGGCAGGGCGCCTGGACGCAGCTCTCCCGGTTCGAGGACAAGCTCGTCTCCGTGGCCTTCGGTCAGGACGGGGCGCTCTACGCGCTGTCGCGCCGGGACGCGCCGCGCGGCAAGGTGCTGCGGATTCCACTCGCCACGCCGAGCCTGGACAAGGCCACCGTCTTCATCCCCCAGGGAGAGGCCTCCATCGACGGGTTGCTCGCCACCGCCACGCGCCTCTACGTGACGGAGCAGCTCGGCGGCCCCATGCGGATGCGCATGGTGGGCCTGGATGGAAAGGACCTCGGACGGGTGCCCACGCCGCCGGTGTCCTCGGTGGGCTGGCCCACGCGCCTGGGGGGAGACGACATCCTCTTCGGCTCCATCAGCTACCTCGCGCCGACGAGCGTGTTCCGCTACTCGGCTGGCGACGGGACGCTGGCGAAGACGGCGCTGGGACGCTCCTCTCCGGTGGACACGAGCCACGTGCGGGTGGAACGCCTCATGTGCACCTCGAAGGACGGCACCCAGGTGCCGCTCAACCTCCTGTACGCGGAAGGAACGAAGCGGGACGGCAACAACCCCACGCTGCTCACCGGGTACGGTGGCTTCAACATCTCCCTGTCCCCGAGCTTCCAGGTGCTCCGCTTCGCCTTCATCGAGCAGGGCGGGGTGGTGGCCGTGGCCAACCTGCGCGGTGGCTCGGAGTTCGGCGAGGAGTGGCACACGCAGGGCTCGTTGACGAAGAAGCAGAACGTCTTCGATGACTTCCACGCCTGCGCGAAGCTGCTGGTGGAGAAGAAGTGGACGAAGCCCGAGCGCCTGGCCATCGAGGGCGGCAGCAACGGCGGCCTGTTGATGGGCGCCGCGCTCACCCAGCATCCGGAGCTGTTCCGCACGGTGCTCGCGCACGTGGGCATCTACGACATGCTGCGGGTGGAGCTCACGCCCAACGGGCAGTTCAACACCACCGAGTACGGCACGGTGAAGGACCCGGGGCAATTCCAGTCGCTGTATGCCTATTCGCCCTACCACCACGTGAAGGACGGGACGAAGTACCCCTCGGTGCTCTTCACTTCCGGCGAGAACGACCCGCGCGTGGACCCCTTCCACTCGCGCAAGATGGTGGCGCGCTTGCGGGCGGTCGCGGGCTCGAAGCGCCCGGTGCTGCTGCGCACCAACGACATGGGTCACGGCATGGGCACGCCGCTGTCGGAAACCATCGCCGAGGAGGTGGATGTCCACGCCTTCCTCTTCAACGAGCTGGGCGTGAAGTACCGGCCGGTGAGCCGCTAG
- a CDS encoding DUF302 domain-containing protein, with translation MTQDESTLIHREYVSGRPFEAVIEAFEAVVGTLDDASLQEAVTASSDEAGFEARLRAFEGSSGFMKFFVADHGAWLARVGQKARARMYVIGNPLIARTMLRHDVAMGLHVPVRVLIYEHRGDGKCHLGYDVPSSLMARLGNEELLVAARKLDDKLARLAEQVTGDSARG, from the coding sequence ATGACTCAAGACGAGAGCACCCTCATCCATCGCGAGTACGTGAGTGGCCGTCCCTTCGAGGCGGTGATCGAGGCCTTCGAGGCCGTGGTGGGCACCCTCGACGACGCCTCACTCCAGGAGGCGGTGACGGCCTCGAGCGATGAGGCGGGCTTCGAGGCTCGCCTTCGTGCCTTCGAGGGCTCGAGTGGCTTCATGAAGTTCTTCGTGGCGGATCATGGTGCCTGGCTTGCCCGGGTGGGGCAGAAGGCCCGGGCACGGATGTATGTGATAGGCAATCCGCTGATCGCGCGCACCATGCTGCGCCATGACGTGGCAATGGGCCTGCACGTCCCGGTGCGCGTGCTCATCTACGAGCACCGTGGCGACGGCAAGTGCCACCTGGGCTATGACGTGCCCTCCTCGCTGATGGCGCGCCTGGGCAACGAGGAGTTGCTCGTCGCCGCGAGGAAGCTCGATGACAAGCTCGCGAGGCTGGCCGAGCAGGTGACAGGAGATTCGGCGCGCGGGTGA
- a CDS encoding sensor histidine kinase — MTLARRLWLLGVLVPSLASLGALVVAGQLFRYDLETALDHALLTQAAVESLSVDLFEGSEKRLRLNMSMYPLLEQVRPFAPRGELFGQDGRLLMRYPPSPDDEESDTASLMPGEPELQPHLSTRPLPDGTREREAVVSVRSPQGELYALRLTASLEQVDDSVRGYHQRAFSMAALLALTLLVLQTFLARRMAYRLSAITRHLKLLREGDFSQAPPLDGGADEIGQLREVLAEVTDKLRGARDAQDRLIADAAHELRTPLSLMRTRMDLALRRERGAEELRASFREARGEVERLAVLAGELLELAAVGRGEWDRKKADLVEVVSQSVEAARAEAEVRGLIIRLEAPAREELWFDPGGVRRAVDNLLTNALKFSPSGGEIHVRLWREGEWVRINVADEGPGIPFSERDSVFAPFRRLSGAKPGAGIGLAIVREVARRHGGHAWVEPSRARGAELVLELPTRSQFA, encoded by the coding sequence ATGACGCTCGCCAGACGCCTCTGGTTGCTCGGTGTCCTGGTGCCGTCCCTGGCCTCGCTGGGAGCGCTCGTCGTCGCCGGGCAGCTCTTCCGGTATGACCTGGAGACCGCGCTGGACCATGCCCTGCTGACCCAGGCCGCGGTGGAGAGCCTCAGCGTCGACCTCTTCGAGGGCTCCGAGAAGAGGTTGCGCCTGAACATGTCCATGTACCCGCTCCTCGAGCAGGTGCGGCCCTTCGCCCCACGGGGTGAACTCTTCGGCCAGGACGGACGGCTGCTGATGCGGTATCCACCCTCGCCGGATGATGAGGAGTCCGACACGGCTTCGCTGATGCCGGGAGAGCCGGAGCTTCAGCCCCATCTGTCGACCCGCCCCCTGCCGGATGGAACGCGTGAGCGTGAGGCGGTGGTGAGCGTCCGCTCGCCCCAGGGCGAGCTGTATGCGCTGCGTCTGACCGCGTCGCTGGAGCAGGTGGATGACTCGGTGCGCGGCTACCACCAGAGGGCCTTCTCCATGGCGGCGCTGCTGGCATTGACGTTGCTGGTGCTCCAGACGTTCCTCGCCCGGCGCATGGCGTACCGGTTGAGCGCCATCACCCGCCATCTGAAGCTCCTGCGCGAGGGAGACTTCTCCCAGGCGCCTCCCCTGGATGGGGGCGCGGATGAGATAGGCCAGCTCCGGGAGGTGCTCGCCGAGGTCACGGACAAGTTGCGGGGTGCCCGGGACGCGCAGGATCGGCTCATCGCGGACGCCGCCCACGAGCTGCGCACGCCGCTCTCCCTCATGCGGACCCGGATGGACCTGGCCCTGCGGCGCGAGCGGGGCGCCGAGGAGCTGCGTGCTTCCTTCCGCGAGGCGCGTGGCGAGGTGGAGCGGCTGGCCGTGCTGGCGGGCGAGCTGCTGGAGCTGGCCGCGGTGGGACGGGGGGAGTGGGATCGGAAGAAAGCGGATCTGGTCGAGGTGGTGAGTCAGTCGGTGGAGGCGGCGCGCGCCGAGGCGGAGGTGCGCGGGCTCATCATCCGTCTGGAGGCTCCCGCGCGGGAGGAGCTCTGGTTCGATCCGGGTGGGGTGCGGCGGGCGGTGGACAACCTGCTGACCAATGCCCTCAAGTTCTCTCCGAGCGGAGGGGAGATCCACGTGCGCTTGTGGCGGGAGGGGGAGTGGGTGCGCATCAACGTGGCGGACGAGGGCCCCGGCATTCCGTTCTCGGAGAGGGACTCGGTGTTCGCTCCCTTCCGGAGGTTGTCCGGTGCCAAGCCCGGAGCGGGGATCGGCCTGGCCATCGTCCGCGAGGTGGCGCGGCGGCACGGAGGCCACGCCTGGGTGGAGCCGAGCCGGGCCCGGGGAGCGGAGCTGGTGTTGGAGCTGCCCACGCGATCCCAGTTCGCTTGA
- a CDS encoding PQQ-dependent sugar dehydrogenase, with protein sequence MFTALAFPSFESRGRASEPRSLALPGGFTQEVIASGLNFPTAFANLPDGRFLIAEKSGVVRVYKNGALLGTPFIDIRDRVNDYSDRGLLGLTIDPNFAQNGLVYLLYTYENDPNDYTGPKTGRLARYTAEGDTASPSSEAVLLGTTVGRSCNDFPPGTDCIPSESPSHSVGNVKFAPDGSLFVTLGDGALFTLVDRDALRAQALHSLAGKVLRITPGGAGLPTNPFWNGDATANPSKVWSLGLRNPYRFNLRPGSAIPYLGDVGWDTYEEINVAPPGANLGWPCYEGPDRQRGYEAEPECQALYALGPSAVKMPLYAWPHNGGTGAATGGMFYTGTAYPSAYHGAFFFGDYAQRWLRTLHVDAEDNLIGVSDFATDMDGAADIESGPDTHLYYLAIAQGELRRIRYTGENSPPIAVASATPTNGSVPLSVQFSSAGSSDADGDSLRPTWDFGDGTPTTDEPHPLHTYAEKGTYSARLTVEDGRGASSSAVVSISVGNTAPTVTLLEPLPSARFKVGEVIAFSGAATDPEDGTIPDAGLAWTLILQHCPGGQCHPHPLLSRTGASGSFTIPDHGDEFFIELRLTATDSNGLSSTAVAQLHPQTVQLTLDTSPPGLQLVYDGTTATAPITRTAIVGSTHTLYAPSPQGDFTFESWSDGGGIQHPVTVGATDSTYTATFANSGIIVCPVGEFRAEYFNNRSLSGSPSRVRCEPAPIHYDWGVDAPPETGLGPDEFSVRWTGRFSFSLGLYRFTTRADDGVRLWVGGGSPIIDVWRDQSPTSYSTFLFMLRGVHEVRLEYYEAGGGAVSQLRWSRI encoded by the coding sequence TTGTTCACCGCCCTGGCCTTCCCGTCGTTCGAGTCCAGGGGACGAGCCAGCGAACCGCGCTCCCTGGCCTTGCCGGGCGGCTTCACCCAGGAGGTGATCGCCTCCGGCCTGAACTTCCCCACCGCCTTCGCCAACCTCCCGGATGGACGCTTCCTGATCGCCGAGAAGTCCGGCGTGGTGAGGGTCTACAAGAATGGGGCCCTTCTCGGCACGCCCTTCATCGACATCCGGGATCGCGTCAATGACTACTCGGACCGCGGATTGTTGGGCCTGACCATCGACCCGAACTTCGCGCAGAACGGCCTCGTCTACCTGCTCTACACCTACGAGAACGACCCGAACGACTACACGGGACCCAAGACGGGACGACTGGCGCGCTATACGGCGGAAGGAGATACGGCTTCGCCGAGCAGCGAGGCGGTGCTCCTGGGCACCACCGTGGGCCGCTCCTGCAATGACTTTCCCCCGGGCACCGACTGCATCCCCTCGGAGTCGCCGTCCCACTCCGTGGGCAACGTCAAGTTCGCGCCCGATGGCAGCCTCTTCGTGACACTCGGGGATGGGGCCCTGTTCACCCTCGTCGATCGTGACGCACTGAGGGCCCAGGCGCTCCACTCGCTCGCGGGCAAGGTGCTTCGCATCACCCCCGGCGGGGCCGGGCTGCCCACCAACCCCTTCTGGAATGGCGATGCCACCGCCAACCCGTCGAAGGTCTGGAGCCTCGGTCTGCGCAACCCCTACCGGTTCAACCTGCGCCCGGGCAGCGCCATCCCCTACCTGGGCGACGTGGGTTGGGACACCTACGAGGAGATCAACGTCGCCCCCCCAGGAGCAAACCTCGGTTGGCCCTGCTACGAGGGTCCCGATCGTCAGAGGGGTTACGAGGCCGAGCCGGAGTGCCAGGCGCTCTATGCGCTCGGCCCGTCCGCCGTGAAGATGCCGCTCTACGCCTGGCCGCACAATGGAGGGACGGGGGCCGCCACGGGCGGGATGTTCTATACCGGCACGGCCTACCCCAGTGCGTACCATGGCGCGTTCTTCTTCGGAGACTACGCGCAACGCTGGTTGCGCACCCTGCACGTGGACGCCGAGGACAACCTCATCGGCGTGAGCGATTTCGCGACCGACATGGATGGAGCCGCCGACATCGAGTCCGGCCCGGACACCCACCTCTACTACCTCGCCATCGCCCAGGGAGAGCTGCGCCGCATCCGCTATACGGGAGAAAACTCGCCACCCATCGCGGTGGCCTCGGCGACTCCGACGAATGGGAGCGTGCCCCTGAGCGTCCAGTTCTCCAGTGCCGGTTCCAGTGACGCGGATGGTGATTCCCTGCGCCCCACCTGGGACTTCGGAGATGGCACGCCGACGACGGACGAACCCCATCCGCTGCACACCTATGCCGAGAAGGGCACCTATTCCGCACGGCTGACCGTCGAGGATGGAAGGGGAGCCAGCAGCTCGGCGGTGGTGAGCATCTCCGTCGGCAATACCGCGCCCACGGTGACCCTCCTCGAGCCCCTGCCCTCGGCCCGCTTCAAGGTGGGGGAGGTCATCGCCTTCTCCGGCGCGGCGACAGACCCCGAGGACGGAACCATCCCCGACGCCGGCCTGGCCTGGACCCTCATCCTGCAACACTGTCCAGGAGGACAATGCCACCCCCATCCGCTGCTCTCGCGCACCGGAGCGTCCGGAAGCTTCACCATCCCGGATCACGGTGACGAGTTCTTCATCGAGCTGCGGCTCACCGCCACGGATTCCAATGGGCTGTCGAGCACGGCGGTCGCGCAGCTCCACCCCCAGACGGTCCAGCTCACCCTGGACACCTCACCCCCCGGGTTGCAACTGGTGTACGACGGCACCACGGCAACGGCCCCCATCACGCGCACGGCCATCGTCGGCAGTACACACACGCTCTACGCGCCTTCACCCCAGGGGGACTTCACGTTCGAGTCCTGGTCGGATGGTGGCGGCATCCAGCACCCGGTGACGGTCGGCGCGACGGACAGCACATACACCGCGACCTTCGCCAACTCGGGGATCATCGTCTGTCCGGTGGGGGAGTTCCGCGCGGAGTATTTCAACAACCGTTCCCTGTCCGGGTCTCCCTCCCGGGTCCGCTGCGAGCCCGCCCCCATCCACTACGACTGGGGCGTGGACGCGCCCCCGGAAACCGGCCTGGGACCGGACGAGTTCTCGGTGCGTTGGACGGGACGCTTCTCCTTTTCCCTGGGCCTCTACAGGTTCACCACCCGTGCCGACGACGGTGTGCGGCTCTGGGTGGGCGGCGGCTCGCCCATCATCGACGTGTGGAGGGATCAGTCTCCCACGAGCTACTCCACCTTCCTCTTCATGCTCAGAGGGGTACACGAGGTGAGGCTCGAGTACTACGAAGCGGGGGGTGGAGCGGTCAGCCAGCTGCGCTGGAGTCGGATATAG